Proteins from one Prevotella sp. E2-28 genomic window:
- the rplB gene encoding 50S ribosomal protein L2, protein MAVRKLKPVTPGQRHKIIGTFEDITASVPEKSLVYGKRSTGGRNNTGKMTVRYMGGGHKKKYRLIDFKREKDGVPAVVKTIEYDPNRSARIALLFYADGEKRYIIAPNGLQVGATLMSGAEAVPEVGNALPLANIPVGTVIHNIELRPGQGALLVRSAGNFAQLTSREGDYCVIKLPSGETRKVLSACKATVGAVGNSDHALEASGKAGRSRWLGQRPHNRGVVMNPHDHPMGGGEGRQSGGHPRSRKGLYAKGLKTRAPKKLSNKYIIERANKK, encoded by the coding sequence ATGGCAGTACGTAAATTAAAGCCCGTAACTCCGGGTCAAAGACACAAAATTATTGGCACGTTCGAGGATATTACTGCATCCGTGCCAGAGAAGTCTCTCGTTTACGGTAAGCGTTCTACCGGCGGTCGAAACAACACCGGTAAGATGACTGTACGCTACATGGGTGGCGGTCACAAGAAGAAGTATCGTCTGATCGACTTCAAGCGAGAGAAAGATGGTGTTCCTGCTGTAGTTAAGACAATCGAGTACGATCCTAACCGTTCAGCTCGCATTGCACTTCTTTTCTACGCAGATGGTGAAAAACGTTACATAATTGCTCCTAATGGACTGCAGGTTGGCGCAACTCTGATGTCAGGTGCAGAGGCAGTGCCCGAGGTGGGTAATGCTCTTCCCCTCGCCAACATTCCCGTAGGTACGGTGATTCATAATATTGAACTCCGTCCTGGACAGGGCGCTCTGCTCGTTCGTTCGGCTGGTAATTTTGCTCAGTTGACTTCTCGTGAAGGAGACTATTGCGTGATTAAGCTCCCTTCAGGTGAGACTCGCAAAGTGCTCTCTGCTTGTAAGGCTACTGTTGGTGCTGTAGGTAACTCTGATCATGCTCTTGAGGCATCAGGTAAAGCTGGTCGCTCTCGCTGGTTGGGTCAGCGTCCTCACAACCGTGGTGTTGTTATGAACCCCCACGATCACCCAATGGGTGGTGGTGAAGGCCGTCAGTCTGGTGGACACCCACGTTCACGTAAGGGTCTGTACGCTAAGGGTCTGAAGACACGTGCACCTAAGAAGCTTTCAAACAAGTACATTATTGAAAGAGCTAACAAGAAGTAA
- the rpsS gene encoding 30S ribosomal protein S19: MSRSLKKGPYINVALEKKVLAMNESGKKNVVKTWARASMISPDFVGHTVAVHNGNKFIPVYITENMVGHKLGEFAPTRRFGGHAGNKK, translated from the coding sequence ATGAGTCGTTCATTAAAGAAAGGTCCGTATATCAACGTTGCTCTCGAGAAGAAAGTTCTCGCTATGAATGAGAGCGGCAAGAAGAATGTCGTAAAGACTTGGGCCAGAGCATCAATGATCTCACCCGATTTCGTGGGACACACTGTTGCAGTTCATAACGGTAACAAATTTATCCCTGTTTACATTACTGAAAACATGGTTGGCCACAAGCTCGGTGAGTTCGCACCCACACGTCGCTTCGGTGGACATGCCGGTAATAAGAAGTAA
- the rplV gene encoding 50S ribosomal protein L22, with product MGARKHIKAEERKAALKTQYFAKLKGCPSSPRKMRYVVDMIRGMEVNRALGVLRFSKKAAAADVEKLLRSAINNWEQKNDRKAEAGELFITRVFVDEGVTLKRMRPAPQGRGYRIRKRSNHVTLFVDAKTNDVKE from the coding sequence ATGGGAGCAAGAAAACATATTAAGGCTGAAGAGAGAAAAGCAGCTCTTAAGACACAGTATTTTGCAAAGTTGAAAGGCTGTCCTTCTTCTCCGCGCAAGATGCGCTATGTCGTGGATATGATCCGTGGCATGGAGGTGAACCGCGCTCTGGGCGTGCTTCGCTTCTCAAAGAAGGCTGCTGCTGCTGATGTGGAGAAACTTCTCCGTTCAGCTATCAATAACTGGGAGCAGAAGAATGATCGCAAGGCCGAGGCTGGCGAATTGTTCATCACCCGCGTATTTGTTGACGAGGGCGTAACCCTGAAGCGTATGCGTCCAGCCCCTCAGGGCCGTGGCTATCGCATCCGCAAGCGCAGTAACCACGTCACTCTGTTTGTTGACGCTAAAACTAACGACGTAAAAGAATAA
- the rpsC gene encoding 30S ribosomal protein S3: MGQKVNPISNRLGIVRGWDSNWFGGKDFGDNLVEDQKIRKYLNERLAKASVSKIVIERTLKLITITICTARPGIVIGKGGQDVDNLKDELKKLFDKDVQINIFEVKRPELDATIVATNIARQIEGKIAYRRAIKQAVANTMRAGAEGIKVQISGRLNGAEIARSEMIKEGRTPLHTFRADIDFCQAEALTKVGLLGIKVWICRGEVYGKVDLAPNFSQEKQSGRGNGGNNGGRKFRNKKK, from the coding sequence ATGGGACAGAAAGTAAATCCAATTAGCAACCGTCTGGGTATCGTTAGAGGTTGGGATTCAAATTGGTTCGGAGGCAAAGACTTCGGAGATAACCTGGTAGAGGATCAGAAAATCCGTAAGTACCTCAATGAGCGTCTGGCTAAGGCCAGCGTTTCAAAGATTGTCATCGAGCGCACTTTGAAACTGATTACCATTACTATTTGTACGGCTCGTCCGGGTATCGTCATTGGTAAGGGTGGACAGGATGTAGACAACTTGAAGGATGAGCTGAAGAAGCTGTTCGACAAGGACGTCCAGATTAATATCTTTGAAGTAAAGCGTCCAGAACTTGACGCAACAATCGTTGCCACGAACATCGCTCGCCAGATCGAAGGCAAGATTGCTTATCGTCGTGCTATCAAGCAGGCTGTGGCCAACACCATGCGCGCTGGTGCCGAGGGTATCAAGGTTCAGATCTCAGGTCGTCTTAACGGTGCTGAAATTGCACGTAGCGAGATGATTAAGGAAGGTCGTACCCCCCTGCACACATTCCGTGCTGACATCGACTTCTGCCAGGCAGAGGCTCTGACTAAGGTTGGTCTGCTGGGCATCAAGGTCTGGATTTGCCGTGGTGAAGTTTACGGCAAGGTTGACCTCGCTCCTAACTTCTCTCAGGAGAAGCAGAGTGGCCGTGGCAACGGAGGTAACAATGGTGGCCGTAAGTTCCGCAATAAGAAGAAGTAA
- the rplP gene encoding 50S ribosomal protein L16: MLQPKRVRYRRPQDGRGNKGNAHRGTTLAFGSFGIKTLDAKWIDSRQIEAARVAINRYMNREGQVWIRIFPDKPITRKPADVRMGKGKGDPAGWVAPVTPGRILFEVEGVPFEIAKEALRLGAQKLPVKTKFVVRRDYDKNA; this comes from the coding sequence ATGTTACAACCAAAAAGAGTAAGATATAGAAGGCCTCAGGATGGACGTGGCAACAAAGGCAACGCCCACAGAGGTACAACACTGGCTTTCGGATCTTTCGGCATCAAGACTCTTGACGCTAAATGGATCGATAGCCGCCAGATTGAGGCTGCCCGTGTGGCTATCAATCGTTATATGAACCGTGAAGGTCAGGTTTGGATCCGCATCTTCCCCGATAAACCTATTACTCGCAAGCCTGCTGACGTGCGAATGGGTAAGGGTAAGGGTGATCCCGCAGGATGGGTTGCACCTGTAACTCCTGGTCGTATCCTCTTCGAAGTGGAAGGCGTACCTTTTGAGATCGCTAAAGAGGCTCTCCGCCTTGGTGCTCAGAAGCTGCCTGTTAAGACCAAGTTTGTTGTAAGACGTGACTACGATAAAAACGCTTAA
- the rpmC gene encoding 50S ribosomal protein L29: MKTKEIKELETKELAERLETEVAKYNQMKFNHNVTPLENPSLIKAARRDIARMKTELRQRELNK; this comes from the coding sequence ATGAAGACGAAGGAAATTAAGGAGCTTGAGACCAAGGAATTGGCTGAGCGTTTGGAGACTGAGGTTGCTAAGTACAACCAGATGAAGTTCAATCACAACGTTACTCCGCTGGAGAACCCATCACTGATTAAGGCTGCACGTCGTGATATCGCACGTATGAAGACGGAACTCCGTCAGAGAGAACTTAACAAATAA
- the rpsQ gene encoding 30S ribosomal protein S17 yields the protein MVQMETRNLRKTRQGVVISNKMDKTIVIAAKFKEKHPIYGKFVQKTKKYHAHDEKNECNVGDTVLIMETRPLSKTKRWRLVQIVEKAK from the coding sequence ATGGTCCAGATGGAAACAAGAAATTTAAGAAAGACAAGACAGGGTGTCGTTATCAGCAACAAAATGGATAAAACCATTGTTATTGCCGCTAAGTTCAAGGAGAAGCACCCTATTTATGGTAAGTTCGTTCAGAAGACGAAGAAATACCATGCACATGATGAGAAGAATGAGTGCAACGTAGGTGATACCGTACTCATTATGGAAACCCGCCCTCTGTCAAAGACAAAGCGCTGGAGATTAGTTCAAATCGTTGAAAAGGCTAAGTAA
- the rplN gene encoding 50S ribosomal protein L14 produces the protein MIQAESRLTVCDNSGAREALCIRVLGGTRRRYASVGDVIVVAIKNAIPTSDVKKGAVSKALIVRTKKEIRRADGSYIRFDDNACVLLNNAGELRGSRIFGPVARELRAVNMKVVSLAPEVL, from the coding sequence ATGATACAAGCAGAATCAAGACTTACAGTATGTGATAACAGCGGTGCACGCGAGGCTCTCTGCATCCGTGTGCTGGGTGGTACCCGCCGCCGTTATGCCAGTGTAGGCGACGTGATTGTCGTTGCTATCAAGAACGCAATCCCTACTAGTGATGTGAAAAAGGGTGCAGTGTCGAAGGCTCTGATTGTTCGCACAAAGAAGGAGATTCGTCGTGCTGACGGTTCTTACATCCGTTTTGATGACAATGCATGTGTACTGCTGAACAATGCTGGTGAGCTTCGCGGAAGCCGTATCTTCGGCCCCGTTGCTCGTGAGCTGCGTGCAGTTAACATGAAGGTCGTTTCTTTGGCACCTGAGGTTCTTTAA
- the rplX gene encoding 50S ribosomal protein L24, with protein sequence MSKLHIKKNDTVVVLAGEDKGKTGKVLKVLVEKQRAIVEGINIVNKSTKPSAKNPQGGFEKIEAPIHISNLSLIDPKSGKATRVAIKHEGKNVVRVAKKSGEEIK encoded by the coding sequence ATGAGCAAGTTACATATCAAGAAAAACGATACCGTTGTTGTTCTGGCCGGTGAGGACAAGGGCAAAACTGGTAAGGTGCTGAAGGTCTTGGTAGAGAAGCAGCGTGCAATTGTTGAGGGTATTAATATCGTCAACAAGAGCACAAAGCCTAGCGCCAAGAATCCTCAGGGTGGCTTCGAGAAGATTGAGGCTCCCATCCATATTTCTAACTTAAGTTTGATTGACCCCAAGAGCGGCAAGGCTACCCGTGTTGCTATCAAGCACGAGGGTAAGAACGTTGTTCGTGTGGCTAAAAAATCAGGAGAGGAGATTAAGTAA
- the rplE gene encoding 50S ribosomal protein L5, whose protein sequence is MNTAQLKTTYAEQIAPALMKQFNYSSAMQIPVLKKIVVNQGLGDATQDKKIIEVAINEISAITGQKAVATYSKKDIANFKLRKKMPIGVMVTLRRERMYEFLEKLVRIALPRIRDFKGIESKFDGRGNYTLGIQEQIIFPEINIDSVDRIQGMNITFVTSAQTDEEGYALLKAFGLPFKNAKND, encoded by the coding sequence ATGAATACAGCACAACTGAAGACTACCTATGCCGAGCAGATTGCTCCGGCTCTGATGAAGCAGTTCAACTATAGTTCTGCTATGCAGATTCCTGTCCTGAAGAAGATTGTCGTAAACCAGGGTCTGGGTGACGCTACTCAGGATAAGAAGATTATCGAGGTGGCTATTAACGAAATTTCTGCCATCACTGGTCAGAAGGCCGTTGCCACTTATTCTAAGAAGGATATCGCAAACTTCAAACTCCGTAAGAAGATGCCTATCGGCGTAATGGTAACACTGCGTCGTGAGCGTATGTATGAGTTCCTTGAGAAGCTCGTGCGCATCGCACTGCCCCGTATCCGTGACTTCAAGGGTATCGAGAGCAAGTTCGACGGTCGTGGTAACTACACACTGGGTATCCAGGAGCAGATTATCTTCCCCGAGATCAATATCGATTCAGTAGACCGCATTCAGGGTATGAACATTACCTTCGTAACATCGGCTCAGACCGACGAAGAGGGTTATGCTCTGCTGAAGGCTTTCGGTCTCCCATTCAAGAACGCTAAAAACGACTAA
- the rpsN gene encoding 30S ribosomal protein S14, with product MAKESMKAREVKRAKLVARYAEKRAALKKVIATADVNTEEGAMAAYEAARKLQEIPRNANPIRLHNRCKVTGRPKGYMRQFGLSRIQFREMASNGLIPGVKKASW from the coding sequence ATGGCAAAAGAATCAATGAAGGCCCGCGAGGTTAAGCGCGCCAAGCTCGTTGCCCGCTATGCTGAGAAGCGTGCTGCACTGAAGAAGGTAATCGCTACTGCTGACGTGAACACCGAGGAAGGTGCTATGGCTGCCTATGAGGCTGCCCGCAAGCTGCAGGAGATTCCCCGTAACGCTAACCCTATTCGCCTGCACAATCGTTGCAAGGTGACTGGCCGTCCAAAGGGTTACATGCGTCAGTTCGGTCTCTCTCGTATTCAGTTCCGTGAGATGGCATCTAACGGTCTGATTCCCGGAGTGAAAAAGGCTAGCTGGTAA
- the rpsH gene encoding 30S ribosomal protein S8, giving the protein MTDPIADFLTRLRNAIMAHHRVVEVPASNLKKEITKILFEKGYILNYKFIEDGPQGTIKVALKYDPVTKENAIKFLKRVSTPGLRKYTGYKDMPRVINGLGIAILSTSKGVMTDKEAAQQKIGGEVLCYVY; this is encoded by the coding sequence ATGACAGATCCAATAGCAGATTTTCTGACGAGGTTGAGAAACGCAATCATGGCTCATCACCGTGTTGTGGAAGTACCAGCTTCAAACTTGAAGAAGGAAATCACAAAAATCCTCTTCGAGAAGGGTTACATTCTGAACTATAAGTTCATTGAGGATGGCCCTCAGGGTACTATCAAGGTTGCCTTGAAGTACGATCCTGTAACAAAAGAGAACGCCATCAAGTTCTTGAAACGTGTATCCACTCCAGGTCTTCGTAAGTACACTGGTTACAAGGATATGCCGAGAGTTATTAACGGACTGGGTATCGCAATCTTATCCACGTCTAAAGGTGTAATGACAGACAAAGAGGCCGCCCAGCAGAAAATTGGTGGTGAGGTTCTTTGCTACGTTTATTAA
- the rplF gene encoding 50S ribosomal protein L6, with protein MSRIGKLPISIPAGVTVAQDKDGVVTVKGPKGELSQKVDKSIIVKVEDGHVTFEVDENSPVNVKQKQAFHGLYRALVNNMVVGVSEGYKKEMELVGVGYRVSNQGNIIEFSLGYTHPIFIQLPKEVKVETKSERNQNPQIILESCDKQLLGLICAKIRSFRKPEPYKGKGILFIGEVIRRKSGKSASAK; from the coding sequence ATGTCAAGAATAGGAAAATTGCCAATTAGTATTCCTGCTGGCGTTACTGTCGCTCAGGATAAGGACGGAGTCGTTACCGTTAAGGGCCCCAAGGGTGAACTCTCTCAGAAAGTCGACAAGTCAATCATTGTAAAGGTTGAGGATGGTCACGTAACTTTCGAGGTTGACGAGAATAGCCCTGTTAATGTGAAGCAGAAGCAGGCTTTCCACGGCCTCTATCGTGCTCTGGTCAACAATATGGTTGTTGGCGTAAGCGAGGGCTATAAGAAGGAAATGGAACTCGTAGGTGTTGGTTATCGTGTTTCTAACCAGGGTAACATCATTGAGTTCTCTCTGGGTTATACACACCCCATCTTCATCCAGCTTCCTAAGGAAGTAAAGGTTGAGACCAAGTCAGAGCGTAACCAGAATCCTCAGATCATTCTCGAGTCTTGCGACAAGCAATTGCTCGGTCTTATTTGTGCTAAAATTCGTTCTTTCCGCAAGCCTGAGCCTTACAAAGGAAAGGGTATCTTGTTCATTGGTGAGGTTATCCGTCGTAAGTCGGGTAAGTCTGCATCAGCTAAGTAA
- the rplR gene encoding 50S ribosomal protein L18, translating into MTTKKVERRIKIKYRIRKSVFGTAERPRMSVFRSNKQIYVQVINDLEGKTLASASSAGLEAMPKIEQAAKVGELIAAKAKEAGVESVVFDRNGYLYHGRVKSLADAARKGGLNF; encoded by the coding sequence ATGACGACAAAGAAAGTAGAAAGACGAATTAAGATCAAATATAGAATTCGTAAGAGTGTGTTCGGTACAGCCGAGCGTCCTCGTATGAGCGTGTTCCGCAGCAACAAGCAGATCTACGTTCAGGTGATTAACGATTTGGAAGGTAAAACACTTGCATCTGCATCTTCTGCTGGCCTCGAGGCTATGCCTAAGATTGAGCAGGCTGCCAAGGTTGGTGAACTGATTGCTGCTAAGGCTAAGGAAGCTGGCGTAGAGTCAGTTGTCTTCGACCGTAACGGTTACCTGTATCACGGCCGTGTGAAGTCACTCGCTGATGCAGCTCGTAAAGGTGGACTTAATTTTTAA
- the rpsE gene encoding 30S ribosomal protein S5 — protein MAMNKVRVNSDVELKDRLVAINRVTKVTKGGRTFTFAAIVVVGDGNGVIGWGLGKAGEVTAAIAKGVESAKKNLVKVPVLKGTIPHEMEARFGGAQVFLKPAAAGTGLVAGGAMRAVLESAGIKDVLAKSKGSSNPHNLVKATIEALSQMRDAYTVAGTRGISMNKVFNG, from the coding sequence ATGGCAATGAACAAAGTTAGAGTAAATAGTGACGTTGAACTGAAAGACAGACTGGTTGCCATCAACCGTGTAACAAAGGTAACCAAGGGTGGTCGCACCTTCACTTTCGCAGCTATCGTTGTTGTCGGTGACGGCAATGGCGTAATCGGCTGGGGCCTGGGTAAGGCCGGTGAAGTAACTGCTGCTATCGCCAAGGGTGTTGAGTCTGCCAAGAAGAATCTTGTTAAGGTTCCCGTTCTCAAGGGTACTATTCCCCATGAGATGGAAGCACGCTTCGGTGGTGCTCAGGTATTCCTGAAGCCCGCTGCTGCCGGTACTGGTCTTGTGGCTGGTGGTGCTATGCGTGCTGTACTTGAGAGCGCAGGTATTAAGGACGTGCTTGCTAAGTCAAAGGGTTCTTCTAACCCTCACAACTTGGTGAAGGCTACCATCGAGGCTCTGAGCCAGATGCGTGATGCTTACACTGTAGCAGGTACTCGTGGTATCAGCATGAATAAAGTATTCAACGGATAA
- the rpmD gene encoding 50S ribosomal protein L30 yields the protein MATIKIQQIKSKIGYPVDQKRTLEAIGLRKIGQVVEKEDTPALRGMIRKVHHLVTVID from the coding sequence ATGGCAACAATTAAGATTCAGCAGATTAAGAGTAAGATCGGTTATCCCGTTGACCAGAAGCGTACCCTCGAGGCTATCGGCCTTCGCAAGATCGGCCAGGTAGTAGAGAAGGAAGATACTCCTGCCCTCCGTGGTATGATTCGCAAGGTTCATCATCTGGTGACCGTTATTGACTAA
- the rplO gene encoding 50S ribosomal protein L15, producing the protein MKLNNLKPAEGSTHARRRIGRGPGSGLGGTSTRGHKGAKARSGYKRKIGFEGGQMPLQRRVPKSGFKNINHKEYFAVNLSTLQKLAEEKNLTKIGIAELVAAGLTNGKELVKVLGNGELKAKVDVEANAFSKTAEEAIKAVGGNATII; encoded by the coding sequence ATGAAACTGAATAATTTGAAACCTGCAGAGGGCTCTACCCACGCACGTCGCAGAATCGGTCGCGGACCAGGCTCTGGTCTGGGCGGTACTTCTACCCGTGGTCACAAGGGTGCCAAGGCTCGCTCTGGTTATAAGAGAAAGATTGGTTTTGAAGGTGGTCAGATGCCTTTGCAGCGTCGTGTTCCGAAGTCTGGTTTCAAGAACATCAACCACAAGGAATACTTTGCAGTTAACCTGTCTACTCTCCAGAAACTGGCAGAGGAGAAGAACCTTACTAAGATTGGAATTGCTGAGTTGGTGGCTGCTGGCCTGACCAACGGCAAGGAACTTGTAAAGGTTCTCGGCAACGGTGAGCTCAAGGCAAAGGTTGACGTAGAGGCTAATGCCTTCTCAAAGACCGCTGAGGAAGCAATCAAAGCAGTAGGTGGAAACGCAACAATAATCTAA